A part of Leishmania major strain Friedlin complete genome, chromosome 11 genomic DNA contains:
- a CDS encoding putative pretranslocation protein,alpha subunit, which translates to MTKQANWLMSLKPMLAVLPEIEKPRRVPGIKERIMWTAVALFVFLICCQVPVYGARPGNASDPFYWMRIVLASNKGTLMELGISPIVSASLILELLAGVRILTYDQNNREERAVFEGFQKMMGLVITAVEAVAYVSSGMYGDPSRIGVVMCGLIVLQLMVATMICILLDELLQKGWGIGSGTSLFIATNVCDTIIWKAFSPSTINTGRGAEFEGAIIAFFHLLVSRTDKVRALREAFYRPQLPNLTNIFSTAVVFAVVVFFQGFRVPLMTKSKFNGNDRQPYMIKLFYTSNMPIILQTSVVSNISFFSQILSRRFGNRNFLINLLGRWEERGYNGGGSGQLFPVGGLAYYLVPPATFYDLLADPIHAIFYVVFVLTSCAVFSRLWITISHTAPRDVAKQLASQGRWLVQARESEDDMTRLLEKYIPVAASFGGLCVGALTIFADFLGAIGSGTGILLSVTMINQYYEILQQEGQDLGYGFLKQKVA; encoded by the coding sequence ATGACGAAGCAGGCGAATTGGTTAATGTCGCTGAAGCCgatgctggcggtgctgccggagATCGAGAAGCCCCGCCGCGTGCCTGGCATCAAGGAGCGCATCATGTGGACAGCTGTGGCGCTCTTTGTCTTTCTCATTTGCTGCCAAGTCCCCGTGTACGGCGCCCGCCCTGGCAACGCCAGCGACCCGTTCTACTGGATGCGTATTGTGCTGGCGAGTAACAAGGGTACGCTGATGGAGCTTGGCATTTCGCCTATCGTGTCCGCTTCTCTCATCCTGGAACTGTTAGCTGGCGTGCGCATCCTCACCTACGACCAGAACAACCGTGAGGAGCGGGCGGTATTCGAGGGCTTCCAGAAGATGATGGGCCTGGTGAtcacggcggtggaggcggtggcgtacGTGTCCTCGGGCATGTACGGTGATCCGTCCCGTATTGGCGTGGTCATGTGCGGGTTGATTGTTCTCCAGCTCATGGTGGCAACCATGATTTGCATTCTTCTGGACGAGCTCCTGCAGAAAGGATGGGGCATTGGGAGCGGCACCTCCCTCTTCATCGCCACAAACGTGTGCGACACCATCATTTGGAAGGCATTCTCTCCATCCACCATCAACactggccgcggcgccgagtTTGAGGGTGCCATCATCGCCTTCTTTCACCTGCTTGTCTCGCGCACCGACaaggtgcgtgcgctgcgtgaGGCATTTTAccggccgcagctgccgaaCCTGACGAACATCTTCTCCACCGCCGTGGtcttcgccgttgtcgtcttCTTCCAGGGCTTCCGTGTGCCGCTCATGACAAAAAGTAAGTTCAACGGCAACGACCGCCAGCCTTACATGATCAAGCTCTTCTACACGAGCAACATGCCGATCATTCTGCAGACAAGCGTTGTGTCGAACATCAGCTTCTTTTCTCAGATCCTGTCGCGCCGCTTCGGCAACCGAAACTTCCTGATCAACCTGCTTGGCCGGTGGGAAGAGCGCGGatacaacggcggcggcagcggtcaGCTGTTTCCTGTCGGCGGCCTTGCATACTACCTCGTGCCCCCGGCGACCTTCTACGACCTGCTAGCCGACCCCATTCACGCCATATTCTACGTGGTTTTTGTGCTGACCTCGTGCGCCGTCTTCTCCCGTCTGTGGATCACCATCTCGCATACGGCACCGCGAGATGTGGCGAAGCAGCTGGCCTCACAGGGCCGCTGGCTTGTGCAGGCCCGCGAGAGCGAGGATGATATGACCCGGCTCCTGGAGAAGTACATCCCCGTCGCGGCCAGCTTCGGGGGcctctgcgtcggcgcgctgACGATCTTTGCAGACTTTCTTGGCGCCATTGGTAGCGGCACTGGTATCCTGCTCTCCGTCACCATGATCAACCAGTACTACGAGATTCTTCAACAGGAGGGCCAGGACCTCGGCTACGGCTTCCTGAAGCAAAAAGTTGCGTAG
- a CDS encoding putative zinc finger domain protein: MTDHDDETERQRLASAAVAPNQPVSNGGSRKPSVKQPSPPQCDSLALAPSTATATVACTSVAEGTLSHFPHGVGVPAPCARPSDASVAQNRGTALSFTPVSGLKKSILTLGEYVKGPVWPRIAATTLPESPQELSSVFSPASLREAEVEMTAQRQQGGVGNHLPSATAVTAPIGVSVGEGGTSRLPCAHPHPADVDLPIAAEMEVAAKQRYGDEGDGAFLAGGCAWDAEERVRGASLHEAEEDTGDGWESEDWAEDDRKIPRSAEPCCSLCVNVSKDPDSWRHSQPRRHAFERPLHSMQVMAFVFEVVLLGLFWSSVFMGYVMLYTQDKQNCLAEMVIFAILVLAGMVWLYTSLIIISFKDCTDRSNSGEMCMFCRRRTHVDSKHCKACNKCVEGFDHHCKWLNVCVGTKNYQLFFSFVSAAVCVTLVGFLGGVTYLARWWHVLAERHSAYFRAGPVVMCTLMVVGIGPMAHLLLFHSYLCIVGKTTYQHILEKRKRTVQFPSGETEERFLKKRRLPCCC, from the coding sequence ATGACGGACCACGACGACGAGACCGAGCGACAGCGCTTGGCCAGTGCGGCGGTCGCACCGAATCAGCCGGTCAGCAACGGAGGTTCCCGCAAACCGAGCGTGAAGCAGCCGTCCCCGCCTCAATGCGACTCACTAGCTCTTGCCCCTAGCACAGCCaccgcgacggtggcgtgTACCTCGGTGGCTGAAGGGACACTGTCCCACTTTCCCCACGGCGTTGGTGTGCCGGCTCCGTGTGCACGGCCAAGCGACGCTTCTGTGGCACAGAACAGAGGCACAGCTCTCAGCTTCACGCCCGTGTCAGGTCTTAAGAAGTCGATTCTTACTCTCGGCGAGTATGTCAAGGGACCTGTGTGGCCGCGAATCGCTGCGACAACGCTACCCGAGTCGCCGCAGGAGCTGTCCAGCGTTTTCAGCCCCGCGTCTCTGCGGGAGGCCGAAGTCGAGATGaccgcacagcggcagcagggcgGGGTCGGCAACCATCTCCCCTCTGCGACTGCTGTTACTGCACCGATTGGTGTGAGCGTTGGCGAGGGTGGCACGTCGCGTCTGCCGTGCGCCCATCCGCACCCCGCCGACGTGGATCTCCCCATCGCGGCGgagatggaggtggcggcgaagcagcgctacGGCGATGAGGGGGACGGCGCTTTTCTCGCGGGCGGCTGCGCTTGGGATGCGGAGGAGCGGGTGCGGGGCGCTTCTCTGCAtgaagcggaggaggacacgGGTGACGGTTGGGAGAGTGAGGACTGGGCTGAGGACGACCGCAAGATTCCTCGCTCAGCGGAGCCGTGCTGCTCGCTGTGCGTGAACGTCAGCAAAGACCCCGATAGCTGGCGTCACAGTCAAccgcgtcgccacgcctTCGAGCGCCCGCTGCACTCGATGCAGGTGATGGCGTTCGTCTTTGAGGTGGTACTGCTAGGCCTTTTCTGGTCTAGCGTCTTCATGGGGTACGTCATGCTTTACACCCAGGACAAGCAGAACTGCCTGGCTGAGATGGTCATCTTCGCCATCCTCGTGCTTGCCGGCATGGTGTGGCTCTACACGTCCTTAATCATAATCTCTTTCAAGGACTGCACGGACCGCAGCAACTCGGGTGAAATGTGCATGttctgccgccgtcgcacgcATGTGGACTCCAAGCACTGCAAGGCGTGCAACAAGTGCGTGGAGGGATTCGACCACCACTGCAAGTGGCTGAACGTGTGCGTCGGCACGAAGAACTACCAactcttcttctccttcgtctccgccgccgtgtgcgtgaCTCTGGTTGGCTTTCTGGGCGGCGTGACGTACCttgcgcggtggtggcatgTTCTCGCGGAGCGCCACAGCGCCTACTTTCGCGCGGGCCCGGTTGTCATGTGCACGTTAATGGTCGTGGGCATTGGCCCAATGGCACATCTGCTCTTGTTCCACAGCTACCTCTGCATCGTTGGCAAGACGACGTACCAGCACATTCTTGAAAAACGCAAGCGTACTGTGCAGTTCCCCAGCGGTGAAACGGAGGAGCGGTTTCTCAAGAAGCGACGactgccgtgctgctgttga